The Trypanosoma brucei gambiense DAL972 chromosome 10, complete sequence genome has a segment encoding these proteins:
- a CDS encoding 40S ribosomal protein S13, putative — MVRMHGNGHGKAASALPYRRTPPTWLKSSSRDVIDAVCKLAKKGLSPSRIGMQLRDSMGIAQVKNVTGRKILRILKHKGMAPEIPEDLYCLIKRATQMRKHLERNTKDKDTKFRLILVESRIHRLARYYRRVKQLPPTWKYESSTASAMVA, encoded by the coding sequence ATGGTGCGCATGCATGGTAATGGTCATGGCAAGGCTGCATCGGCCTTGCCGTACCGCCGGACACCACCGACGTGGTTGAAATCCTCCAGCCGCGATGTTATCGATGCCGTTTGCAAGTTGGCAAAAAAGGGGCTTTCACCAAGTCGTATTGGCATGCAACTTCGTGACTCGATGGGTATCGCGCAAGTGAAAAATGTGACTGGCCGCAAAATTTTGCGCATTTTAAAGCACAAGGGCATGGCGCCTGAGATCCCTGAGGATTTGTACTGCTTAATTAAGCGGGCAACTCAAATGCGTAAACACCTTGAGCGCAACACGAAAGATAAGGATACGAAGTTCCGTCTTATTTTGGTTGAGTCCCGCATTCACCGCCTTGCACGGTATTACAGACGCGTGAAGCAACTTCCGCCCACGTGGAAATATGAGTCTAGCACGGCTTCAGCCATGGTTGCatga
- a CDS encoding SLY2 homolog, putative → MASKGCFIAVLIARTHDHVPLCSFTDENYANWNQIRQQEQRILERMESPASVPDSAGTRGSYYQSFDHKDCIYFAFQDAGTGLTIITVLNKLLLRNSSDVTSTNHLACSLLDMIFSEFTQAYSTSEISARTVRPFQFIKFESTLEKLIHRVQRERQNDVVSDSHGGQRRQVNTQYDAIKQELTDVHFVMRKNLEDLMVRGEKLETMNQFSAQLVDESSRFYKKTARMNRMRLLKLYGPPAVVISILALFFYLYLF, encoded by the coding sequence ATGGCGTCAAAGGGTTGTTTCATTGCCGTTCTTATAGCACGTACGCATGATCATGTCCCTTTGTGTAGTTTTACCGATGAAAACTACGCCAATTGGAATCAGATCAGGCAACAGGAGCAGCGTATTCTTGAGCGAATGGAGTCGCCGGCGTCGGTACCAGATTCAGCAGGGACGAGAGGAAGTTACTACCAGAGCTTTGACCATAAGGACTGTATTTACTTTGCATTTCAGGATGCGGGGACGGGGTTGACGATTATCACCGTTTTAAACAAACTTCTTTTGCGCAATTCCAGTGACGTTACGTCGACTAACCATCTTGCGTGTAGTCTGTTAGACATGATCTTCTCTGAGTTCACGCAGGCTTACTCCACATCCGAGATTTCAGCCAGGACAGTTCGTCCCTTTCAGTTTATAAAATTTGAATCCACTCTAGAAAAACTCATACACCGCGTGCAACGCGAACGACAAAACGATGTTGTTAGCGATTCGCACGGTGGACAGCGACGTCAGGTTAATACGCAGTACGATGCAATTAAACAGGAGCTAACAGACGTTCACTTCGTTATGCGCAAGAACTTGGAAGACCTTATGGTGCGTGGGGAGAAACTTGAGACAATGAATCAGTTTAGCGCCCAGCTGGTGGATGAAAGCTCTCGGTTCTACAAGAAGACGGCTCGCATGAACAGGATGCGTTTGTTAAAACTGTACGGCCCTCCTGCTGTAGTGATTAGCATTCTAGCTCTCTTCTTCTACCTCTACCTGTTCTAA
- a CDS encoding DNA-directed RNA polymerase III, putative has translation MFFCPFCGTLLLIEPAYPCNRFSCSSCRYVVPIQSRRPLTINHSFLKYNKVVDDDDEKGSSNTVKRGVKEEEEVDGGQVITVRCQNDEKQCDGDRAHYVQIQMRSADEPATTFFKCLKCGFQWKQD, from the coding sequence ATGTTTTTCTGTCCATTCTGTGGAACGCTACTGTTGATTGAGCCGGCCTATCCGTGCAATCGTTTCTCATGCTCCAGCTGCCGGTACGTCGTGCCAATTCAGTCACGGCGCCCGCTCACTATTAATCATTCGTTCCTAAAGTACAATAAGGTTGtggatgatgacgatgagaAGGGAAGCTCAAATACGGTGAAACGAGGCgtgaaagaggaggaagaggtggATGGAGGCCAGGTGATTACTGTGCGTTGTCAGAATGATGAGAAGCAGTGCGATGGCGATCGGGCACACTACGTGCAGATACAGATGCGCTCCGCTGATGAACCGGCAACAACGTTCTTCAAGTGTTTGAAGTGTGGCTTCCAGTGGAAGCAGGATTAG
- a CDS encoding nucleosome assembly protein, putative, which produces MPPKRKSAQHQRDDDDDMSSQWVEGNSTPFQKYFNTKYSSEFMGSLPERIRQRAQVLLYYHEKCEKIRKDFEEKETALRRKYDEIYAPLLDKRKEIITGAHLPTDEEVKKGLPSEHEGKVSVTTDADVGKGLPGFWLRVLKHHVLSASMIRDHDEPVLMHLIDVRSGVVDGGYGSIAVAFVFEPNPFFQEETLILKLVQGDDGATVTRTPITWKPGKDVTVRTEKVKKSGKRGQGGKVKTITVPQPSFFNTFKENGGSGAATAHDDDDEDDEDEDEWTEQLLQVLHTSIIPSAVHHYTGEAPDGASDIDTDYDDDDDDDDDDDDDDDDDDDIPPQRGRRQQGGAFGRGSGKQSQQQPQQQCKHQ; this is translated from the coding sequence ATGCCGCCGAAGCGAAAGTCAGCTCAGCACCAACgggatgacgatgatgatatgTCGTCCCAGTGGGTGGAAGGTAACTCAACGCCCTTCCAAAAATACTTCAACACGAAGTACTCCTCCGAGTTCATGGGAAGCCTTCCCGAACGAATTCGTCAGCGCGCCCAGGTTCTCCTGTACTACCATGAGAAATGTGAGAAGATCCGGAAGGACtttgaggaaaaggaaacggcGCTGCGCCGCAAGTATGATGAGATTTACGCACCTCTGCTGGACAAGCGGAAGGAGATCATTACAGGTGCGCATCTGCCAACAGACGAAGAGGTGAAGAAGGGACTCCCTAGCGAGCACGAGGGGAAGGTAAGTGTTACCACTGATGCCGATGTGGGGAAAGGACTTCCTGGTTTCTGGCTGCGCGTGTTGAAGCACCATGTTCTTTCCGCTTCCATGATTCGAGATCACGATGAACCTGTTCTTATGCATTTAATAGACGTGCGCTCAGGCGTTGTGGACGGTGGTTATGGGAGTATTGCCGTTGCGTTTGTTTTCGAGCCGAACCCATTCTTCCAAGAGGAGACCCTAATTCTGAAGCTTGTCCAGGGGGACGACGGGGCGACTGTCACCCGTACCCCCATCACGTGGAAACCGGGGAAGGATGTAACGGTGAGGACGGAGAAGGTAAAGAAGTCAGGGAAACGTGGGCAAGGGGGGAAGGTAAAGACAATCACTGTTCCGCAGCCCTCGTTTTTCAACACTTTTAAGGAGAATGGTGGGTCGGGTGCCGCCACCGCtcacgatgatgatgatgaggatgatgaagatgaagatgagtgGACTGAACAGCTTCTTCAGGTGCTTCATACAAGCATCATTCCGTCCGCTGTCCACCACTACACCGGCGAAGCCCCGGATGGCGCTAGTGATATTGATACTGActacgatgatgatgatgacgacgatgacgatgacgacgatgatgatgatgacgacgatgacATACCTCCCCAGAGAGGCCGCAGACAGCAAGGCGGTGCTTTCGGCAGGGGAAGTGGCAAGCAAtcacagcagcaacctcaGCAACAATGCAAACACCAGTAA
- a CDS encoding metallo-peptidase, Clan MG, Family M24, which produces MSCEGCGKLEPAMQCPTCKKLGLPPSYFCTQECFKENWSNHKLKHSNTSVANVPTMTDWAMKTFDFTGPLRPGKITPRRAVPSHIPRPDYADRAGGVSASEEKDRGSKVKVYNIQFLHDDSKKTAEIQRIKTVCQLSREVLDIATAAAKPGITTDELDRIVHEATVERNMYPSPLNYYGFPKSVCTSVNEVICHGIPDSRELEEGDILNIDVSSYLNGFHGDLNETVFIGRPDDDSVRLVHAAYECLCAGIGVVKPEALYKQVGDAIETCASQYQCSVVRTYTGHGVGHLFHTSPTVCHYANNKSLGMMRPGHVFTIEPMINLGTWQDVTWPDKWTSTTKDGRRSAQFEHTMVVTNGGVEIFTDWVDGVPTYQKQLKEWGIMLPQRKEVGSATAV; this is translated from the coding sequence ATGTCGTGCGAAGGTTGCGGAAAGTTGGAGCCTGCAATGCAGTGCCCAACATGCAAGAAACTTGGTCTTCCTCCAAGCTACTTTTGCACGCAGGAATGCTTCAAGGAGAACTGGAGCAACCATAAACTCAAACACAGCAACACTTCCGTTGCTAATGTTCCTACCATGACAGATTGGGCCATGAAAACGTTTGACTTCACCGGACCATTGCGGCCGGGTAAGATAACGCCACGCCGCGCTGTTCCGTCACATATTCCGCGACCAGACTATGCTGACCGTGCAGGGGGCGTGTCTGCCTCAGAGGAAAAAGACCGAGGAAGTAAGGTGAAGGTATATAAtattcagttccttcacgaTGACAGCAAAAAGACTGCGGAAATTCAGCGAATCAAGACTGTTTGTCAGCTCTCGCGGGAGGTGCTTGACATTGCGACGGCAGCGGCCAAACCTGGCATCACCACCGATGAGTTGGACCGCATAGTGCATGAAGCCACTGTCGAGCGTAACATGTACCCGTCTCCGCTAAATTACTACGGATTCCCAAAATCTGTGTGTACATCTGTGAATGAAGTTATTTGCCATGGTATCCCTGACTCTCGTGAACTCGAGGAGGGAGACATCTTAAATATTGATGTTTCAAGCTACCTCAATGGATTCCACGGTGACCTGAACGAGACGGTATTCATTGGTCGACCGGATGATGATAGCGTCCGGCTTGTGCACGCTGCTTACGAGTGTCTCTGCGCTGGCATTGGTGTAGTGAAACCTGAAGCCCTTTACAAGCAGGTAGGTGATGCCATTGAGACCTGTGCTTCACAATATCAATGCTCAGTGGTTCGCACCTACACAGGTCATGGTGTTGGCCACCTCTTCCATACATCACCTACGGTGTGTCACTACGCCAACAACAAGAGTCTTGGCATGATGCGGCCAGGGCATGTCTTCACGATCGAGCCGATGATCAACTTAGGAACATGGCAGGATGTAACATGGCCTGATAAATGGACAAGTACCACTAAAGACGGGCGCCGAAGCGCACAATTTGAACACACGATGGTCGTTACGAATGGTGGTGTGGAGATATTCACAGATTGGGTGGACGGTGTCCCTACGTATCAGAAGCAGCTGAAGGAATGGGGAATTATGTTGCCGCAGCGTAAAGAAGTGGGATCGGCTACCGCTGTTTGA